One window of Medicago truncatula cultivar Jemalong A17 chromosome 2, MtrunA17r5.0-ANR, whole genome shotgun sequence genomic DNA carries:
- the LOC25486594 gene encoding probable E3 ubiquitin-protein ligase RNF217 — protein sequence MGRETPRKRDGRSGDSHSHSTPEVIDLETFRFSGKRPISSVINLSDEEDEDVKIISFIPKTIPSTKRKRNNIEKGESSNSNNTPFVCEICTDTKTMKDAFYISGCSHVYCSDCVAMYIGSKLEENIVKIQCPFPGCKGSLEADFCRSILPAKVFERWGKALCEALFDVSNKFYCPFPDCSALLIDDGTEAVRNSECPNCNRMFCAQCKVPWHEGFKCNKVEKLNADETKKEDVMLMRLAKKKKWMRCPKCRIYVARSMGCDHMGNFHLKQDTAQRTGPIPNSQQHISIASLPYTTSPNGSSKREVPPSPHKANSIA from the exons ATGGGTCGTGAAACTCCGAGAAAAAGAGATGGAAGAAGCGGCGATTCCCATTCCCATTCGACGCCAGAGGTAATCGACCTTGAAACTTTTCGCTTCTCCGGCAAGCGACCCATCTCATCCGTCATCAACCTTTCCGATGAAGAAGACGAAGACGTTAAGATCATCAGTTTCATTCCGAAAACTATCCCTTCCACAAAACGTAAAAGAAACAACATTGAAAAAGGAGAGTCTTCAAACTCAAATAACACCCCTTTCGTTTGTGAAATCTGTACTGACACTAAAACAATGAAGGATGCTTTCTACATCAGCGGTTGTTCTCACGTATATTGCTCTGATTGCGTGGCCATGTACATTGGTTCCAAGCTTGAAGAAAACATCGTCAAAATTCAGTGTCCTTTTCCAGGGTGCAAAGGTTCCTTGGAGGCGGATTTTTGCCGTTCTATTCTTCCGGCCAAGGTTTTTGAACGGTGGGGTAAGGCGCTTTGTGAGGCTTTGTTCGATGTTTCGAATAAATTCTATTGTCCATTTCCAGACTGTTCAGCACTTTTGATCGATGATGGAACGGAAGCTGTTAGAAATTCAGAATGCCCTAATTGTAATAGGATGTTTTGTGCACAATGTAAAGTTCCATGGCATGAAGGATTCAAATGCAACAAGGTCGAGAAGCTGAATGCCGATGAGACGAAGAAAGAGGATGTCATGTTGATGCGCCTAGCTAAAAAGAAGAAATGGATGAGATGTCCCAAATGCAGAATTTATGTTGCTAGATCTATGGGCTGCGACCACATG GGTAATTTTCACCTTAAACAAGACACAGCTCAGAGGACTGGGCCCATCCCAAACTCCCAACAACACATATCAATTGCATCTCTGCCTTACACAACATCCCCTAATGGTTCCAGCAAAAGAGAGGTTCCCCCTTCACCTCATAAAGCGAATAGCATTGCATAG